The Pseudomonas parafulva genome includes a window with the following:
- the garD gene encoding galactarate dehydratase yields MQLIEHSESPRYIRLHEDDNVVVVVNDGGLGEGARFVDGLTLVEDVPQSHKVATVPIPKGQAVRRYGQVIGYALEDLRQGSWVQEGQLAMPAPPELDNLPCCDAVPQPQPPLQGHTFEGYRNADGTVGTRNILGITTTVQCVTGVLEHAVKRIRHELLPRYRNVDDVVALTHSYGCGVAINARDAYIPIRTVRNLARNPNLGGEALVISLGCEKLQASQVMHDDDPSVDLSEPWLYRLQDASLGFTEMIEQIMALAETRLKKLDKRRRETVPASELILGMQCGGSDAFSGITANPALGYAADLLVRAGATVLFSEVTEVRDAIYMLTSRTQDRQVADALVREMDWYDRYLHQGAADRSANTTPGNKKGGLSNIVEKALGSIVKSGSGAIQGVLGPGERVSGKGLIFCATPASDFVCGTLQLAAGMNLHVFTTGRGTPYGLAMAPVVKVCTRTELAQRWPDLIDIDAGRIATGRSTIEELGWELFHFYLDVASGRKHTWAEQHRLHNDITLFNPAPIT; encoded by the coding sequence ATGCAGCTGATCGAACATTCCGAATCGCCGCGCTACATCCGCCTGCACGAGGACGACAATGTCGTGGTGGTGGTCAATGACGGCGGCCTGGGCGAAGGGGCCCGGTTCGTCGACGGGCTGACCCTGGTAGAAGACGTGCCGCAGAGCCACAAGGTGGCCACCGTGCCTATCCCCAAGGGCCAAGCGGTTCGACGCTATGGCCAGGTGATCGGTTATGCCCTTGAGGACCTGCGCCAGGGCAGTTGGGTGCAGGAGGGGCAGCTGGCCATGCCCGCCCCGCCTGAGCTGGACAATCTGCCATGCTGCGATGCAGTTCCCCAGCCACAACCGCCGCTGCAGGGCCATACCTTCGAAGGCTATCGCAATGCCGACGGCACGGTTGGCACTCGTAATATCCTGGGTATCACCACCACCGTGCAATGCGTCACTGGGGTGCTGGAGCATGCCGTCAAGCGCATCCGCCACGAGCTGCTGCCGCGCTATCGGAATGTGGACGATGTGGTCGCCCTCACCCACAGCTACGGCTGCGGCGTGGCCATCAATGCCCGCGATGCCTATATCCCCATCCGCACCGTGCGCAACCTGGCGCGCAACCCCAACCTGGGTGGCGAAGCGCTGGTCATCAGCCTGGGTTGTGAAAAACTGCAGGCCAGCCAGGTGATGCACGACGACGACCCCTCGGTCGACCTCAGCGAGCCCTGGCTGTATCGCCTGCAGGACGCAAGCCTGGGCTTCACTGAGATGATCGAGCAGATCATGGCCCTGGCCGAAACCCGCCTGAAGAAACTCGACAAGCGCAGGCGCGAGACCGTGCCGGCCAGTGAGTTGATCCTGGGCATGCAGTGCGGCGGCAGCGATGCCTTCTCGGGCATCACCGCCAACCCGGCACTTGGCTACGCGGCAGACCTGCTCGTGCGGGCCGGTGCAACGGTGCTGTTCTCAGAAGTGACCGAGGTGCGCGACGCCATCTACATGCTTACCTCCCGCACCCAGGACCGGCAGGTGGCCGATGCGCTGGTACGCGAAATGGACTGGTACGACCGCTACCTGCACCAGGGCGCTGCCGATCGCAGCGCCAATACCACGCCAGGCAACAAGAAAGGCGGCTTGTCGAACATTGTCGAGAAAGCACTGGGCTCGATCGTCAAGTCAGGCAGCGGCGCCATTCAAGGTGTGCTCGGGCCAGGGGAACGGGTGAGCGGCAAGGGGCTTATCTTCTGTGCCACCCCTGCCAGCGACTTCGTCTGCGGCACCCTGCAGCTGGCCGCCGGGATGAACCTGCATGTGTTCACTACCGGCCGCGGTACGCCCTATGGCCTGGCGATGGCGCCGGTAGTGAAGGTGTGCACCCGCACCGAGCTGGCGCAGCGCTGGCCGGACCTCATCGACATTGACGCCGGGCGCATCGCCACGGGCCGCAGCACCATCGAGGAGCTGGGCTGGGAGCTATTCCACTTCTACCTGGACGTGGCCAGCGGGCGCAAACACACCTGGGCCGAGCAACACCGCCTGCATAACGACATCACCCTGTTCAATCCCGCACCCATTACCTGA